ATGGTACGGACAGCACCATCGGTTATGACACGACGATGAACACAATTATGGAGTGTGTCGACCGTATTCGTGATACCGCTCAGAGCCATGAACGCATCTTCTTTGTAGAAGTAATGGGACGTGATGCTGGTTTCCTTGCACAGAACTCGGCTATTGCGAGTGGTGCAGAGGCAGCGATTATTCCAGAAGACTCTACTAACGTCGACCAGTTGGGTCGCTTCATGGAACGTGGTATTCGTAAGTCTAAGAGAAGTTGTATCGTTATCGTCTCTGAGAGCCCTAAGTGTGGAGCGATGTATTATGCTGACCGTGTACGCAAGGAGTTCCCTGACTATGACGTACGTGTGTCAATTCTTGGCCACTTGCAGCGTGGTGGTCGCCCTTCAGCACGCGACCGTATCCTTGCAAGTAGTACGGGTGTTGGTGCTATTGAGGCCATTATGCAGGGACAACGTAATATTATGGTAGGTGTAAGAAACAATGAGGTGGTTTATGTTCCTTTGTCTGAGGCAATCCGTTCAGATAAGCCTTTCGACAAGAAACTTATTAAGGTTCTCGACGAGTTGAGTATTTAAAGAGATTTTTACACCTTATTTATATATAGAGGAAATAATAATAAAAAACAACAAAGATATTTATGTCACAGATTAATGGGCGCATCTCCCAGATTATCGGTCCAGTTATCGATGTCTACTTTGATACCAAGGGAGAGAATCCTGAGAAGGTTCTGCCAAAGATTCATGATGCCCTACGCGTAAAACGTGCGAATGGGCAGGATTTGATTATCGAGGTACAGCAGCATATTGGTGAAGACACCGTGCGCTGTGTGGCTATGGATAATACGGATGGTCTGCAGCGTAACCTTGAGGTTGTGCCAACAGGCAGTCCTATCGTTATGCCAGCTGGTGACCAGATTAAGGGTCGTATGATGAACGTTATCGGTCAGCCTATCGACGGTATGGAGGCACTGAGTATGGAAGGTGCTTATCCTATCCACCGCGAGGCGCCAAAGTTTGAAGACCTCTCTACGCATAAAGAGATGCTTCAGACCGGTATTAAGGTCATCGACTTACTTGAGCCTTACATGAAGGGTGGTAAGATTGGTCTTTTTGGTGGTGCCGGTGTAGGTAAGACGGTACTTATCATGGAGTTGATTAACAACATCGCTAAGGGTCACAATGGTTACTCAGTATTTGCCGGTGTAGGTGAGCGTACACGTGAGGGTAACGACTTGATTCGCGATATGTTGGAGTCAGGTGTTATCCGTTATGGTGAGAAGTTCCGCAAGGCAATGGATGAAGGCAAGTGGGATCTCTCGCTTGTTGATCAGGAAGAATTGCAGAAGTCGCAGGCAACACTTGTCTATGGACAGATGAATGAGCCACCAGGGGCACGTGCATCAGTGGCACTCTCTGGTCTGACCGTTGCTGAGGAGTTCCGTGATCACGGAGGTAAGAATGGTGAGGCAGCAGATATCATGTTCTTCATCGATAATATCTTCCGTTTCACGCAGGCTGGTTCTGAGGTATCAGCGTTGTTGGGTCGTATGCCATCAGCCGTAGGTTATCAGCCTACTTTGGCAAGTGAGATGGGTACGATGCAGGAGCGTATTACTTCTACAAAGCATGGTTCAATTACTTCAGTACAGGCGGTTTACGTGCCTGCTGATGACTTGACCGACCCTGCTCCAGCTACTACCTTTACCCACTTGGATGCAACAACAGAGTTGAGCCGTAAGATTACCGAGCTTGGTATCTATCCTGCGGTAGACCCATTGGGTAGTACCTCACGTATTCTTGACCCACTGATTGTTGGTAAGGACCACTATGAGTGTGCGCAAAGAGTAAAGCAGTTGCTTCAGCACTATAATGAATTGCAGGATATCATTGCCATCTTGGGTATGGACGAGTTGTCAGACGAGGATAAGTTGGTTGTGAACCGCGCTCGTCGTGTACAGCGTTTCCTCTCTCAGCCATTTACTGTTGCTGAGCAGTTCACTGGTGTTAAGGGTGTTATGGTACCAATCGAGGAAACCATCAAGGGCTTCAATGCTATCTTGAATGGTGAGGTTGACGATCTCCCAGAGCAGGCGTTCTTGAACGTTGGTACGATAGAGGA
The nucleotide sequence above comes from Prevotella melaninogenica ATCC 25845. Encoded proteins:
- the pfkA gene encoding 6-phosphofructokinase, producing the protein MGKIKTIGILTSGGDAPGMNAAIRAVTRAGIYNGFEIKGVYRGYEGLITDDIKPFTTENVSGIIGQGGTILKTARSKGFKTMEGRQQAYDNLVKEGIDALVVIGGNGSLTGAMMFAQEFDFCCIGLPGTIDNDLYGTDSTIGYDTTMNTIMECVDRIRDTAQSHERIFFVEVMGRDAGFLAQNSAIASGAEAAIIPEDSTNVDQLGRFMERGIRKSKRSCIVIVSESPKCGAMYYADRVRKEFPDYDVRVSILGHLQRGGRPSARDRILASSTGVGAIEAIMQGQRNIMVGVRNNEVVYVPLSEAIRSDKPFDKKLIKVLDELSI
- the atpD gene encoding F0F1 ATP synthase subunit beta, which encodes MSQINGRISQIIGPVIDVYFDTKGENPEKVLPKIHDALRVKRANGQDLIIEVQQHIGEDTVRCVAMDNTDGLQRNLEVVPTGSPIVMPAGDQIKGRMMNVIGQPIDGMEALSMEGAYPIHREAPKFEDLSTHKEMLQTGIKVIDLLEPYMKGGKIGLFGGAGVGKTVLIMELINNIAKGHNGYSVFAGVGERTREGNDLIRDMLESGVIRYGEKFRKAMDEGKWDLSLVDQEELQKSQATLVYGQMNEPPGARASVALSGLTVAEEFRDHGGKNGEAADIMFFIDNIFRFTQAGSEVSALLGRMPSAVGYQPTLASEMGTMQERITSTKHGSITSVQAVYVPADDLTDPAPATTFTHLDATTELSRKITELGIYPAVDPLGSTSRILDPLIVGKDHYECAQRVKQLLQHYNELQDIIAILGMDELSDEDKLVVNRARRVQRFLSQPFTVAEQFTGVKGVMVPIEETIKGFNAILNGEVDDLPEQAFLNVGTIEDVKEKAKRLLEATK